A segment of the Actinomycetes bacterium genome:
CGAGGTTTGCATGCGTCGCCGCACCGCCGGTCAGAAGACTGCTGCTTTCGACCTAGAGGAGGCGGGGCTGATCGACTCGGGACACGCAACCGGCGCCGATGTGCGCGCCGAGCAGGTGGCCCCCGAGTTGCTGGCCGTGTCGGCGGTCGCCCCGGAGTACATCCCCCCTGTGTGCGAAGGCACGGGCTCGGGCATGTGGCGGGTGCAGCCGGTCTATGCACACACCTCGGCAACGGCCGATTCCGCCCAGGTTGCGAAGATCGCTGCAGCGCTCAACAACATCGACTGGGCATTCACGCAGTCGGCAGCCCGCACCGGCGGCGACCGGCAGCTGCGCTGGGTGACCGACCACGGATCTGCCGATTGCCGGCGCCTGCTGAGAACCGCGAACATCGGAACCGGGGGGGCGGCCAGCTACGACGGCCTGATGGATGAACTGGTGGCGCTAGGAGCCGTCACGCCGCAGGGCGGCTCCGACAGGGTCAAGTACATCGTGTTCACCGAGGGCTCCATCAGCCCCGACCGGCCGTCCACCTGTGGCCTGGGGGAGGCCTGGACCGACGACCGCCCGTGGGGTCCCGGTGACCAGGTGGCCAATCCGAGCAACCTCAACCAGTACACGTCGCGAGCTGCAGTAGACGAGCGGTGCTGGGAAATCAACGGCGGCGGGTCAACGTCCGCCCACGAGATCATGCACACGCTGGGAGCGGTTCAGGAGACGGCACCCAACGCGGGCAACCACGGTCACTGCCACGACGAATACGACCTCATGTGTTACGGCGAGGACCTTCGCTACGAGTGCCCGACGGTCACCGACGACGCGTTGTTCGACTGCGGCAACGACGACTACTTCAACACCGACCCCCTGCGTGGCAGCTACCTGTGCGACTACTGGAACACCGCTCGCAGCAGCTACCTCGTGGGCCACGACGACCAGCAGTCGGTCCACGCGGTCGCGTCGGTGACTGCGACCGACACAGGCAACTCGCTGCGGGTCGACTATGGCCCCACCCGGTCATGCCAGGACGCCGACTTCTACCGGGTGCAGGTGGCCGGCGTCGGGTCGGTCGACACGACCGGGCTGGTGGCCAACTTCAACGCCGTGCCGGGCACCTACACCGTCACGGTGACCCCCTGGCGCAACGGTTCCCCCGGTCCATCAAGCCAAACGCAGGTCGCGGTGAAGACCACCGTCCAGGTGGCCGGCGCCGGCGCAACCAACAGCCTGCCCTATGGCGGGATCGTCCTTTCGGCCACAGATGGGCGCGGCTACGGGATGCTTGCATGGGCGCTCGACCCCGAGACCAATGCCCCGGTCCGCACCCGCGTGGTGATTCCCGGGGTGCTCAACCGCGAGTTCGACTGGAACTACTGGTGGGCCGACATGCCCGCCTTCACGGGCACCAACCGCCACGAGTCGCTGGTGGTCCTCGCGCAGCTCCCACCCGGAACCCATGACGTGTGCTTCGACGCACTGGATCCGCAGACCGGCGGATGGACTCGCCTCGACTGCCGCACCCATACAGTCAAGTAGGGCACGGTCAAGTAGGGCACAGTCACAGGCAGGGCACGGTCAGGCAGGGCCGGCCGGGAGCGTCACTCCCAGATCGACGTCCAGACGTCGCCCAGCCAGTTGCCGATGGCACCACCGAACAGGATCGCGACCACCGAGGCCGACACCACGAGCACGCCCATGACGATCCACGTTGACAGCGGGATCTTGCCGTCCTCTGGAATTCCGGGGATGCGCCGTCGGATGGCGAGGATCGTCCGCTCCGCCCACGCGAAGGGGAGCAGCGAGAGGCCGAAGATGATCACAAGCCAGCCCGGCCCCGGAAGTGGCAGAAGCGCGATGCCCAGGCCGATGACGACGAAGCCTCCGACTGCACGGATCGTGCGGCGTATCGCCCCGGCCCGGGCCTCCTCGAGGGTCTCCTCCTGGCGGCCGGTAGCGATCTCGGCTTCGAGTGCCGCTTCGGCGAGCGTCTGGCCGGCGGATCGGAGCGGGTGGCCGGGGTCGGGTTCATGCGCCGGCACCTCGGGCGGGTCCGGGGGTGGCGGCGCGTCCACGCGGTCTTGCGGATCCGGCGCGGGACCGTCGCCCGGATCGGTGAAGTCGTCCTCAGAGCTGCTCACCCGGCCCAGTGTCGCACCTCCGGGTGGTCGTTCGCGCTACCGCGCGCCGGCGTCGAGTTCCTCGGCCACGCCGTGCACGATCGGCCTGAGGCTCTCGTCGACCTTCTCGATGTGGCCGTCGAGTTCGTCGGAGAACCGGAGTCGCTCGCGGTCGGCGACGGCGTCGGCGGTCGGCATCCACGCAGAGTGCAGCACCACTGGCACGCACTCACCGTTGGGGCTCGACAACGTGGCGACAGGTCCAGCCGACACCTTTGCCGCATCGAACACCTCGACACGGAAACCGCTGTCGTTGAGCACCGGCATGACCACGTATCCGTCATGGCCGCCGGGGTGGGACCCTGCGTAGCGGCTGCGGTCGGGATAGGTGCCCGAGGCGTTGGGATCGCGCGGGGCGAACGACGGGGAGGTGATGTGGTCGTTGGTGTCGCCGTACTCCCAGGTCCCCTCGATGTCGAGCGACCCGCGGTGCAGCGAAGCCAGCACCCCGGGCGTGTCCTCGGAAGGCATCGGATCGAGGCGGTCCCCGTAGTTCTCGACCGCGCGGTGGGTGACTGCGCCCGGCCGGAACCCCTGGTAGGCGATGTGGTGCAGCGTGGGTGCACGCAGCGCCTCGCTCGACCAGTCCATCGCGGAGAGCTGCAGGTTCCAGGTCCACTCCGGGTCGCGGAGCAGCGCATCCTGTCGCGATGTGCCTGATTCGGGGTCGAACACGACCTCGGAGCACGAGTTGGCGGCCATGGCGGTGTTGTAGAAACCGACCAGCGCCGGGTCGATCGGGTCGCCGTTGGCGTCCAGGTCACCCGCCTGGAGCTTGTAGCCGAGGTCCATGCGGTCCATGTGCTCGAAGATGATCGAGATGCCGTCGGCATCGCCCCACCTGGCGTAGAAGTGACCGGTGGTGGGCGCCACCCGGGAGGTGACGGGCACGAGCGTCTGGCCGATGGGCGTGGACTCGATCGCTTCCTTGCGCAGGATGTAGACCGCAGCGTCGTCATCGATGGTGACCGAGCGATTCTCGCCCGACATCTCCCCGAGATCGGTCTTGAAGTTGCCGGAGTCGATGAGCACCAGGAAGTTCTCGGTCTGGGTGATCGTGTGGGAACCGCCGAACACGGCGCCGCCCTCGACCGGCCACACCTTCACCTCGGTGCCGTCCCCGCTGTACTGAACGACATGGAGCATCTGGGCCCCGCTGGCGATGTCGAGCCCGAGCTTCACGGTCCACAGGCAGTCGCGGTCGGGGTCTACCACGGGATGCGCAGATGACAGGTAGAAGGGCAGTACGCCCCCCATGTCGATGCTTGGCTCACCCCAGCTGTCGCGGTGGCCGATCTCTCCGAGGAAGTCGAGGGTGTTGGGGTCGACCTCGGCGGGCCGACCGACGTC
Coding sequences within it:
- a CDS encoding carotenoid oxygenase family protein, with product MPVPRSIASTQHQDMDLELTSGEWPEDLAGEFVLSSPRIEEGLPYALFGSGTVCKLSLRPGTNGAASDRWAWRTRVVESPSERLLAAAPEHFNAGPTGYTSPFGPPNQANTAPLPWGDRLFATWDVGRPAEVDPNTLDFLGEIGHRDSWGEPSIDMGGVLPFYLSSAHPVVDPDRDCLWTVKLGLDIASGAQMLHVVQYSGDGTEVKVWPVEGGAVFGGSHTITQTENFLVLIDSGNFKTDLGEMSGENRSVTIDDDAAVYILRKEAIESTPIGQTLVPVTSRVAPTTGHFYARWGDADGISIIFEHMDRMDLGYKLQAGDLDANGDPIDPALVGFYNTAMAANSCSEVVFDPESGTSRQDALLRDPEWTWNLQLSAMDWSSEALRAPTLHHIAYQGFRPGAVTHRAVENYGDRLDPMPSEDTPGVLASLHRGSLDIEGTWEYGDTNDHITSPSFAPRDPNASGTYPDRSRYAGSHPGGHDGYVVMPVLNDSGFRVEVFDAAKVSAGPVATLSSPNGECVPVVLHSAWMPTADAVADRERLRFSDELDGHIEKVDESLRPIVHGVAEELDAGAR